The Nitrospirota bacterium genome includes a window with the following:
- the kdsB gene encoding 3-deoxy-manno-octulosonate cytidylyltransferase: MTKTTPFVTVVIPARYGSTRFPGKPLAMLGPKPMIQHVYEQAVACRLVSDVLVATDHKRIKETVEGFGGQAVMTGGAYRTGTDRVAEIARKVRGDLFVNLQGDEIPLQPELLADLIEPFLTSGAEMGTLKRAMDSLEDLHNPSVVKVVTDHLGNALYFSRAPIPVVRDDASHAAVAGLHYMHLGLYIYRRDILLKIEALPSGRLEEAEKLEQLRALEHGIAIRVWETKRASLRVDTPEDVEPVTEKLRHFEAVKRELAAIRATHGK; this comes from the coding sequence ATGACTAAGACCACGCCCTTCGTGACCGTCGTCATTCCGGCCCGGTACGGGTCGACGCGTTTTCCCGGGAAGCCCCTCGCCATGCTCGGGCCGAAGCCCATGATCCAGCACGTCTATGAGCAAGCGGTGGCCTGCCGCCTGGTTTCGGATGTGTTGGTGGCCACCGATCATAAACGCATCAAGGAGACCGTGGAAGGATTCGGCGGGCAGGCCGTAATGACCGGCGGAGCCTATCGGACCGGCACTGATCGGGTCGCCGAGATTGCGCGCAAGGTCCGCGGGGACCTCTTCGTGAACCTCCAAGGCGATGAGATCCCGCTGCAGCCTGAGTTGCTGGCGGACCTCATTGAGCCGTTCCTCACGAGCGGCGCAGAGATGGGGACGCTGAAGCGTGCGATGGACTCGCTAGAGGATCTCCATAATCCCTCGGTGGTGAAAGTGGTGACAGACCATCTTGGCAATGCTCTGTATTTTTCGCGCGCACCAATTCCGGTGGTGCGGGACGACGCCAGCCATGCGGCCGTCGCAGGGCTGCATTACATGCATCTCGGTCTGTACATTTACCGGCGCGATATCTTGTTGAAGATCGAGGCGCTGCCCTCCGGACGGTTGGAGGAGGCGGAAAAGCTGGAGCAGTTGCGCGCGCTGGAGCATGGGATTGCGATCAGAGTCTGGGAAACCAAACGTGCCTCCTTGCGAGTGGATACGCCGGAGGATGTCGAGCCGGTGACGGAGAAGCTCCGCCACTTTGAGGCCGTGAAACGGGAGTTGGCTGCGATCAGAGCCACCCACGGGAAGTAG